The Kiritimatiellia bacterium genome has a window encoding:
- the tmk gene encoding dTMP kinase produces MMMSRGRFISIEGPDGAGKTTQARRLVAHLERRGVSVVAVREPGGTEAGEAIRRILQHEEFREPICAEAELLLFSASRAQLVRRVISPALEAGLWVVADRFADSTTVYQGLARGLDLEAVAAVHRFAVGRVWPDLTLILDLEPEEGRRRRAERDRETGGAPDRMEREGAKFQEKVRAGYLELARREPERCRLIPAAGSTEQVEMAVWREVERALFG; encoded by the coding sequence ATGATGATGTCACGGGGCCGTTTCATCTCGATTGAAGGGCCGGACGGCGCCGGCAAAACCACGCAGGCGCGGCGGCTGGTTGCGCACCTGGAGCGCCGGGGGGTATCGGTGGTGGCAGTGCGCGAACCGGGGGGCACAGAGGCGGGTGAGGCGATCCGTCGCATCCTGCAGCACGAGGAGTTCCGGGAGCCCATCTGTGCGGAGGCCGAGCTGCTGTTGTTTTCCGCGAGCCGTGCGCAGCTGGTCCGCCGGGTGATTTCGCCGGCGCTGGAGGCGGGGTTGTGGGTGGTTGCGGACCGATTCGCGGATTCGACGACCGTCTATCAGGGACTGGCGCGGGGCCTGGATCTGGAGGCGGTGGCTGCGGTGCACCGCTTCGCAGTGGGCCGGGTTTGGCCGGACCTGACGTTGATTTTGGATTTGGAGCCGGAGGAGGGACGGCGCCGGCGCGCGGAGCGGGACCGTGAGACGGGCGGGGCGCCGGACCGTATGGAGCGGGAGGGCGCGAAGTTTCAGGAGAAGGTGCGGGCCGGCTATCTCGAGCTGGCGCGCCGGGAGCCCGAGCGCTGCCGGTTGATCCCCGCCGCAGGTTCCACCGAACAGGTCGAGATGGCGGTCTGGCGCGAGGTCGAGCGTGCCCTTTTCGGCTGA
- the cysS gene encoding cysteine--tRNA ligase, with amino-acid sequence MQPRFFNTLTRTIEPFEPLEGTTVRMYTCGPTVHDYAHIGNFRAYVFEDLLRRVLKFHGWGVRQVMNLTDVDDKTIRKSRAAGLPLREYTARYIAAFFEDLDALRIERAEHYPAATDHVPDMIRLIERLIAGGFAYRSEDGSVYFRIERFPAYGRLARLDLSGLKPGARVAQDEYEKEHVGDFALWKAWDESDGDVAWDSPWGRGRPGWHIECSAMSMRYLGESFDIHTGGQDNIFPHHEDEIAQSEAATGRPLARFWLHCAHLIVEGRKMSKSLNNFFTLRDLLERGWTGREVRYVLLGTQYRQSLNFTFDSLGAARAALRRLDEFRERLQECAGGAVAGALPAWAAGAPDAFRAALADDLNISGALGVLFDLVRDGHRAMDAGALEPAGAAALLALLADWDRVLAVLRPEGESAADDAVVQELLCRREAARKARNWAEADRLRAELAARGWLVQDTPQGPKLRRR; translated from the coding sequence ATGCAACCCCGTTTCTTCAACACGCTGACGCGCACGATCGAGCCGTTCGAACCCCTCGAGGGCACGACGGTGCGCATGTACACCTGCGGCCCGACCGTCCACGACTACGCGCACATCGGCAACTTCCGTGCGTATGTGTTCGAGGACCTGCTGCGCCGCGTCCTGAAGTTCCACGGCTGGGGCGTCCGGCAGGTGATGAACCTGACCGACGTGGACGACAAGACGATCCGCAAGTCTCGCGCGGCGGGTCTGCCGCTGCGCGAGTATACCGCCCGGTACATCGCGGCGTTTTTTGAAGACCTCGACGCGCTGCGCATTGAGCGGGCGGAACACTATCCGGCGGCGACCGACCATGTTCCGGACATGATCCGGCTGATCGAACGGCTCATCGCCGGCGGCTTTGCGTACAGGTCCGAGGACGGGTCGGTGTACTTCCGCATCGAGCGCTTCCCCGCCTATGGGCGGCTGGCGCGGCTAGACCTGTCGGGGCTGAAACCGGGCGCGCGGGTCGCGCAGGACGAATACGAGAAAGAGCACGTCGGTGATTTCGCGCTGTGGAAGGCGTGGGACGAGTCAGACGGCGATGTCGCCTGGGACTCTCCGTGGGGTCGGGGACGGCCGGGCTGGCACATCGAGTGCTCCGCGATGAGCATGCGCTATTTGGGAGAGAGCTTCGACATTCACACCGGCGGGCAGGACAACATTTTTCCGCACCACGAGGACGAGATCGCGCAGAGCGAGGCGGCGACCGGTCGGCCGTTGGCGCGGTTCTGGCTGCACTGCGCGCATCTGATCGTGGAGGGGCGGAAAATGTCGAAGTCGCTGAACAATTTTTTCACGCTGCGAGATCTGCTCGAGCGCGGCTGGACCGGGCGGGAGGTGCGGTATGTGCTGCTGGGCACGCAGTACCGGCAGAGCTTGAACTTCACGTTTGACTCGCTCGGCGCGGCACGCGCGGCGCTGCGGCGGCTCGACGAGTTCCGTGAGCGGCTGCAGGAGTGCGCCGGAGGGGCGGTGGCGGGGGCATTGCCAGCGTGGGCGGCCGGCGCGCCCGATGCCTTTCGGGCGGCGCTGGCCGACGACCTCAACATTTCCGGTGCGCTGGGCGTGCTGTTTGACCTAGTGAGGGACGGGCATCGCGCGATGGACGCGGGAGCGCTTGAGCCTGCGGGCGCCGCGGCGCTGCTGGCCCTGCTGGCGGACTGGGATCGGGTGCTGGCGGTTTTGCGGCCGGAGGGAGAGAGCGCGGCCGACGACGCGGTGGTGCAGGAGCTCCTCTGCCGGCGGGAGGCGGCGCGGAAGGCGCGCAACTGGGCGGAGGCGGACCGCTTGCGGGCGGAGCTGGCCGCGCGGGGCTGGCTGGTGCAGGACACGCCGCAGGGACCGAAACTGCGGCGCCGATGA
- a CDS encoding decaprenyl-phosphate phosphoribosyltransferase — MNRLRSTIRLLRPEQWTKNAAVFAGAIFAQRLKDPSSVLISLAAFAAFCLASSAAYVVNDLLDREADRRHPVKSRRPLAAGEITVGEAVVAGLMTASGALGIAAGVGARLLISVLGYWALQAGYNALFRRWPVLDVLSLSAGFVLRAFAGAWVLAVEVSPWMLVCAFHLALFLALAKRRHEAASLEEGAREHRASLAGCPLPVLDQWVGVAAATTIVSYSLYTLSEQTVRKFGDHRLIWTLPFVVAGVFRYLWLMQRGDATGRPERALWADRPLLATVAAWTAVAAWLVHR; from the coding sequence ATGAACCGGCTGCGGAGCACAATCCGACTTCTTCGGCCGGAACAATGGACCAAAAATGCCGCGGTGTTTGCGGGAGCGATCTTCGCGCAGCGGCTGAAAGACCCCTCATCCGTTCTGATCAGCCTGGCGGCGTTTGCGGCGTTTTGCCTGGCCTCCAGCGCCGCCTACGTCGTCAATGACCTGCTGGACCGGGAGGCGGACCGGCGCCATCCGGTGAAGTCGCGCCGGCCGCTGGCGGCGGGGGAGATCACGGTGGGCGAGGCGGTGGTCGCGGGGCTGATGACCGCTTCGGGCGCGCTCGGGATCGCGGCGGGCGTGGGGGCGCGGCTGCTGATCAGCGTTCTGGGATATTGGGCGCTGCAGGCGGGGTACAACGCGCTCTTTCGCCGTTGGCCGGTGCTGGATGTGCTCTCGCTCTCGGCGGGCTTTGTGCTGCGTGCATTTGCGGGCGCCTGGGTGCTGGCGGTGGAGGTATCGCCGTGGATGCTAGTGTGTGCGTTTCATCTGGCGCTGTTTCTGGCGCTGGCCAAGCGGCGGCACGAGGCTGCGAGTTTGGAGGAGGGCGCGCGCGAGCATCGGGCCTCGCTGGCGGGCTGCCCGCTGCCGGTGCTGGATCAGTGGGTCGGAGTCGCGGCCGCGACGACGATCGTCAGCTACTCGCTGTACACGCTCTCGGAGCAGACCGTGCGCAAGTTTGGCGACCACCGGCTGATTTGGACGCTGCCGTTCGTCGTTGCCGGAGTGTTCCGGTATCTGTGGCTGATGCAGCGGGGCGACGCGACCGGCCGACCGGAGCGGGCGCTGTGGGCGGACCGCCCGCTGCTGGCCACCGTGGCGGCGTGGACGGCGGTGGCCGCCTGGCTCGTGCACCGCTGA
- a CDS encoding NAD+ synthase, which produces MNRIVVALAQINPTVGALIPNADKVVRFAEEAARQGAVLAVFPEMCIAGYPPEDLVQKPHFIEDCGVEIARLAARLPREIVVIVGAPQRGDDPAEGRPYNAAFVFHGGFVRGIARKSALAAYGVYDERRLFSAGRRPTVLRIGRSAIGIHICQDSWNTAAPPCQTMRGGRLDLLVNLSASPFHRGRSRQRVAILRAAASAVDAPVMMANLVGGQDELVFDGASFAVEPTGRVLAQARPFAEDLLLLEVPARYRAEDVVFAECDLVDIAAAPTGEVSQRPPPRLERWPEGPEEVYRALSLGLRDYMDKNGFQRCVVALSGGIDSALVATIAADALGPERVVGVTMPSRHTSAETRTDAERVARNLGIEFREVDIDGLFGAFLEQLSAQWSGRRPDVTEENLQARIRAVVLMALSNKFGWLALSCGNKSELATGYCTLYGDMSGGYTLLKDVTKTLVYELARWRNGRGGPPPIPDTVLTRPPTAELRPGQRDEDTLPPYSILDPILELYVEQDLSFDRIVARGFPPETVRRVIRMVDAAEYKRRQGAPGVKITPKAFGRDRCMPITNLYRERT; this is translated from the coding sequence ATGAACCGGATCGTGGTGGCGCTGGCGCAGATCAACCCCACCGTCGGCGCGTTGATTCCGAACGCGGACAAGGTCGTGCGCTTCGCGGAGGAGGCTGCCCGGCAGGGCGCGGTGCTCGCGGTGTTTCCGGAAATGTGCATCGCCGGATATCCGCCCGAAGACCTTGTGCAGAAACCACACTTCATCGAAGACTGCGGCGTGGAGATCGCACGCCTCGCGGCCCGGCTGCCGCGGGAGATCGTCGTGATCGTTGGTGCGCCGCAGCGGGGCGACGATCCTGCCGAAGGCCGCCCCTACAACGCCGCGTTCGTGTTTCACGGCGGATTCGTCCGGGGCATCGCGCGCAAGTCCGCACTGGCCGCCTACGGCGTCTATGACGAACGGCGCCTGTTTTCCGCTGGCCGTCGTCCCACGGTGCTGCGGATCGGCCGCTCGGCCATCGGCATTCACATCTGCCAGGACTCCTGGAACACCGCCGCGCCGCCCTGCCAGACGATGCGCGGCGGCCGGCTCGACCTGCTCGTGAATCTCTCGGCCTCTCCCTTCCACCGCGGGCGCAGCCGCCAACGTGTCGCGATCCTACGGGCCGCCGCATCGGCGGTGGATGCGCCGGTAATGATGGCCAATCTGGTCGGCGGACAGGACGAGCTGGTCTTCGACGGTGCGAGCTTCGCGGTGGAGCCGACCGGTCGCGTGCTCGCGCAGGCCCGGCCATTCGCGGAGGACCTGCTGCTGCTCGAAGTCCCCGCCCGCTACCGCGCCGAAGACGTGGTGTTTGCGGAGTGCGATCTCGTCGACATCGCCGCGGCGCCGACGGGCGAGGTGAGTCAACGGCCGCCACCCCGGCTCGAACGGTGGCCGGAGGGACCGGAGGAGGTGTACCGCGCGCTGTCGCTGGGCCTGCGCGACTACATGGACAAGAACGGGTTTCAGCGCTGTGTCGTCGCGCTGAGTGGCGGCATTGACTCGGCGCTGGTCGCGACGATCGCGGCCGATGCGCTCGGGCCGGAGCGGGTCGTCGGTGTGACGATGCCCTCCCGCCATACCTCGGCCGAGACACGCACGGATGCCGAGCGCGTCGCGCGCAACCTTGGCATCGAGTTCCGCGAGGTGGACATCGACGGACTTTTCGGCGCCTTTCTGGAGCAGCTATCGGCGCAGTGGAGCGGTCGCCGGCCCGACGTCACGGAGGAGAACCTGCAAGCGCGAATTCGCGCAGTGGTGCTGATGGCGCTGTCGAACAAGTTCGGCTGGCTCGCACTTTCGTGCGGCAACAAGAGCGAGCTGGCGACCGGCTACTGTACCTTGTACGGCGATATGTCCGGGGGCTACACGTTGCTGAAGGATGTGACGAAGACCCTCGTGTACGAGCTGGCGCGTTGGCGCAACGGTCGGGGCGGCCCACCGCCGATTCCGGATACGGTGCTGACGCGCCCGCCCACCGCCGAGCTGCGGCCGGGCCAGCGGGACGAGGACACACTGCCTCCCTACTCGATACTGGACCCCATTCTCGAGCTCTATGTCGAGCAGGACCTGTCGTTCGACCGTATCGTTGCCCGCGGATTTCCACCTGAGACCGTCCGGCGTGTGATCCGGATGGTGGACGCCGCCGAGTACAAGCGGCGTCAGGGTGCCCCCGGTGTGAAGATCACGCCCAAGGCGTTCGGTCGGGACCGATGCATGCCCATCACCAATCTCTATCGCGAACGCACCTAG
- a CDS encoding glycoside hydrolase family 43 protein has product MHAHHQSLSRTHLAHPSRGVRRLRVAVAALLTHALAGAEPPPATYRNPLPGLEGLADPFVLRHHDRYLLYATGDARSYPVFESTDLVRWRRLGDCWSDPRGGLWAPEVLAAPDGRFYLYYTVNAHSGATGLRKTIGVATADRPEGPFREPMDLVARAIDAHPFLDQDGRLYLYYADLAQGFRIMVRPMADPRRPAGEAVELLRPTEPWETAYGRVTEGPFVIRRGPTYYLMYSGSGADSPHYAIGYATADSPLGPFRKHPRNPIARSGNGVLGPGHHCVVRGPDEGWWMFYHQKFDDGINFRRFLALDPLVFEADGALRVEVSRNRDRPAPTSKGRPSSVTAGHPPAAPSRPDAKAAPSPAPSGQH; this is encoded by the coding sequence ATGCATGCCCATCACCAATCTCTATCGCGAACGCACCTAGCGCACCCGTCCAGAGGTGTCCGCCGACTCCGCGTTGCGGTCGCGGCCCTTCTGACGCACGCGCTCGCCGGCGCGGAGCCGCCGCCGGCCACCTATCGCAACCCGCTGCCCGGCCTCGAGGGGCTGGCGGATCCGTTTGTGCTGCGTCATCACGACCGCTATCTGCTGTATGCGACCGGCGACGCCCGCTCGTATCCAGTGTTCGAGTCGACGGACCTGGTGCGCTGGCGGCGCCTCGGCGACTGCTGGAGCGACCCGCGCGGAGGACTGTGGGCGCCAGAGGTGCTCGCGGCGCCAGACGGCCGCTTTTACCTCTACTACACCGTGAACGCGCATAGTGGCGCGACTGGGCTGCGCAAGACGATCGGGGTCGCAACCGCCGACCGTCCGGAAGGCCCGTTCCGCGAGCCCATGGACCTCGTCGCGCGCGCGATCGATGCTCACCCCTTTCTCGATCAGGACGGCCGGCTGTACCTGTACTACGCCGACCTCGCGCAGGGCTTTCGGATCATGGTCCGACCGATGGCCGACCCGCGCCGTCCTGCGGGAGAGGCGGTGGAACTGCTGCGCCCGACCGAACCGTGGGAAACCGCCTACGGCCGCGTCACGGAAGGTCCGTTCGTGATCCGACGCGGCCCGACCTATTATCTCATGTACTCCGGCAGCGGCGCCGACAGCCCCCACTACGCGATCGGCTACGCCACGGCGGACTCACCGTTGGGGCCATTTCGGAAACATCCCCGCAACCCGATTGCGCGGTCGGGGAACGGTGTGCTGGGCCCCGGCCATCACTGCGTGGTCCGGGGGCCCGACGAGGGTTGGTGGATGTTCTATCACCAGAAGTTCGACGACGGCATCAACTTCCGTCGCTTCCTTGCGCTGGACCCCCTGGTCTTCGAGGCGGACGGCGCGCTGCGCGTAGAAGTCAGCCGCAACCGCGACCGGCCCGCGCCGACGTCCAAGGGTCGCCCCTCCTCCGTCACCGCCGGCCACCCGCCGGCCGCACCTTCTCGGCCGGATGCGAAAGCGGCCCCCTCCCCCGCGCCATCGGGTCAGCACTGA
- a CDS encoding type II secretion system GspH family protein, with product MKRLRSWIRRGFTLVEMLVVITIIGILMGLLVPQISNAILQARLTGLMNNGKRIIESVVQVGGESVYTARIVGFPKYSPTTVVTNNAFKNVADFFRYLVTGEVMAVNWAFFTGPGVPPATGADTFTGTNHAWRMVADVTESYPETAPVLWTKNLSLTTIGENITPRPNGLPQKLEDIQPFATKGLVIVAKGASAQKLIKDDLKLVAFTNIFTRATLDGTALTNRVLEP from the coding sequence ATGAAGAGGCTGCGGAGCTGGATTCGCCGGGGCTTCACCCTCGTCGAAATGCTGGTTGTGATCACGATCATCGGCATTCTGATGGGACTGCTGGTGCCGCAGATCAGCAACGCGATCCTGCAGGCGAGGCTGACCGGGCTGATGAACAACGGCAAGCGTATCATTGAGTCGGTGGTGCAAGTGGGCGGTGAATCGGTGTACACCGCGCGCATCGTTGGCTTCCCGAAGTACAGTCCGACGACCGTCGTCACCAACAACGCCTTCAAAAACGTCGCGGACTTCTTCCGCTATCTGGTGACGGGCGAGGTGATGGCGGTGAACTGGGCGTTCTTCACCGGTCCGGGCGTGCCGCCCGCAACCGGCGCGGACACGTTCACCGGCACCAATCACGCCTGGCGCATGGTCGCGGATGTCACCGAAAGCTATCCGGAAACCGCACCCGTGCTGTGGACGAAGAACCTCAGCCTGACGACGATCGGCGAGAACATCACCCCGCGGCCGAATGGGCTGCCACAGAAGCTGGAAGACATTCAACCGTTCGCGACGAAGGGACTCGTGATCGTCGCGAAGGGCGCCAGCGCGCAGAAATTGATCAAGGACGACCTCAAGCTCGTTGCCTTCACGAATATCTTCACGCGCGCGACGCTGGATGGCACCGCGCTGACCAACCGAGTGCTGGAGCCGTAA
- a CDS encoding LysM peptidoglycan-binding domain-containing protein: MRWSGCGLLGGAGAALGAALGALLLAGCGAGYEGAAESREEQHPLMRRAQALERAGDLDGAIAAYERVLDRYPRMARPHLHLGRLFDSDAKENYARAIYHYERYVQLSRDEKTRRTVGELLMRARWSLAASLADRPAEAAKIIAELKRENAVLKEEIVALQRRLATSAAPTVAAAPLAPARATNAPAAPTAPRPGAAGLPPPAPAPAVPEVRTYTVQSGDTLAAIAAKVYGDANQWRRIYDANKSQLSGPGSVRPGQVLVIPR; the protein is encoded by the coding sequence ATGCGGTGGAGCGGCTGCGGACTCCTCGGCGGTGCGGGCGCGGCGCTGGGCGCGGCGCTCGGCGCGCTGCTGCTGGCGGGCTGCGGCGCCGGCTATGAGGGCGCCGCGGAGAGCCGGGAGGAACAGCACCCGCTGATGCGCCGCGCACAGGCGCTCGAGCGTGCGGGCGATCTCGACGGCGCAATCGCCGCCTACGAGAGGGTGCTCGATCGGTATCCCCGCATGGCCCGCCCCCACCTGCACCTCGGGCGGCTCTTCGACAGCGACGCCAAGGAGAACTACGCTCGGGCGATCTACCACTACGAGCGGTACGTACAGTTGTCGCGTGACGAAAAGACCCGCCGCACCGTCGGTGAGTTGCTGATGCGGGCGCGCTGGTCGCTGGCCGCCTCGCTCGCGGACCGCCCCGCCGAAGCGGCGAAGATCATCGCCGAGCTGAAACGGGAAAACGCGGTGCTGAAGGAGGAGATCGTCGCGCTGCAGCGCCGGCTGGCGACCTCCGCCGCGCCCACGGTCGCCGCCGCTCCGCTCGCGCCAGCGCGCGCGACCAACGCGCCGGCCGCCCCCACCGCCCCCCGCCCGGGTGCAGCCGGCCTGCCGCCGCCGGCTCCCGCTCCGGCGGTCCCCGAGGTCCGCACCTACACCGTGCAGAGTGGCGACACGCTGGCGGCGATTGCGGCGAAAGTCTACGGCGATGCGAACCAGTGGCGCCGCATCTACGATGCGAACAAGTCACAGCTCTCCGGGCCGGGCAGCGTCCGGCCCGGCCAGGTGCTCGTCATTCCGCGCTGA